One genomic region from Thermoleptolyngbya sichuanensis A183 encodes:
- a CDS encoding ABC transporter permease, with protein sequence MNLGRVWVIAVNVFREVIRDRILYLLGVFAIALVSIAALLPEVAAGTELKILLDVGLAAIGLTGLVIAIFVGTGLVNKEIEKRTVYVLIAKPVSKAEFILGKHLGLSAVLAVLVTAMTLIFVAVVSFYRAPFPLASILIAALFQFLELSLMVAVAILFGVFTSSLLAIALTVGIYLMGHFSRDLVSLGNLSQNPVMERITQGLYLLLPDLARLNLKNQAVYGLAALPPASELWANAAYGVLYTALLLAIATVIFSRRQF encoded by the coding sequence GTGAATCTCGGTCGCGTGTGGGTGATTGCCGTGAATGTGTTTCGTGAGGTGATTCGCGATCGCATTCTGTATTTGCTGGGCGTGTTTGCGATCGCGCTGGTGTCGATCGCCGCGCTGCTGCCCGAAGTGGCGGCGGGCACGGAGCTAAAGATTTTGCTAGACGTGGGGCTGGCGGCTATCGGTCTGACAGGGCTGGTGATTGCCATTTTCGTCGGCACGGGCCTGGTGAACAAAGAAATCGAGAAGCGCACGGTTTATGTGCTGATTGCCAAACCCGTTAGCAAGGCAGAATTCATTCTGGGCAAGCATTTGGGTCTATCAGCCGTGCTGGCTGTGCTGGTGACCGCCATGACGCTGATTTTCGTGGCAGTGGTGAGCTTTTATCGAGCGCCCTTTCCGCTGGCGAGCATCTTGATTGCGGCGCTGTTCCAGTTTTTGGAACTCTCGCTGATGGTGGCGGTGGCGATTTTGTTTGGCGTGTTCACCAGTTCCCTGCTGGCGATCGCCCTTACGGTGGGCATTTACCTCATGGGTCACTTTAGCCGTGATCTGGTCAGCCTGGGCAATCTCAGCCAGAATCCGGTGATGGAGCGGATAACGCAGGGACTCTACCTGCTGCTACCTGACCTGGCTCGGCTCAATTTGAAAAACCAGGCAGTGTATGGCTTGGCGGCTCTGCCTCCTGCATCAGAACTGTGGGCCAACGCAGCCTACGGGGTGCTGTATACGGCGCTGCTGCTGGCGATCGCCACGGTCATCTTTTCTCGCCGCCAGTTTTAA
- the purQ gene encoding phosphoribosylformylglycinamidine synthase subunit PurQ — protein MKTGVIVFPGSNCDRDAAMVTRDLLGLPTRMVWHEESDLSGLDLVIVPGGFSYGDYLRCGAIARFSPAMQAVVQHAERGGLVLGICNGFQVLTEAGLLPGALVRNRDLHFICDRVSLRVERVDLPWTQRYAPQQVITLPIAHGEGCYYADADTLAALEDHQQILFRYCAADGSLTEASNPNGSLGHIAGICNRRGNVLGMMPHPERAADPALGNTDGLKLFEGVLAALSVGV, from the coding sequence ATGAAAACTGGTGTCATCGTCTTCCCTGGCTCCAATTGCGATCGCGACGCGGCAATGGTGACCCGCGATTTGCTGGGGCTGCCGACGCGGATGGTGTGGCATGAGGAGAGTGACCTATCGGGGCTGGATCTGGTGATTGTGCCCGGTGGGTTCAGCTATGGCGACTATTTGCGCTGTGGGGCGATCGCTCGATTTTCGCCCGCCATGCAGGCCGTGGTGCAGCACGCCGAGCGGGGCGGTTTGGTGCTGGGCATTTGCAATGGCTTTCAGGTGTTGACAGAGGCAGGGCTGCTGCCGGGGGCGCTGGTGCGAAATCGGGATTTGCACTTTATTTGCGATCGCGTTTCGCTGCGCGTCGAGCGGGTCGATTTGCCCTGGACCCAGCGCTATGCCCCCCAGCAGGTGATTACGCTGCCGATTGCTCACGGCGAAGGCTGCTACTATGCCGATGCAGACACGCTGGCGGCTCTGGAAGACCATCAGCAAATTCTGTTCCGCTATTGCGCGGCAGACGGTTCCCTAACGGAAGCCAGCAACCCCAACGGATCTCTGGGCCACATTGCAGGCATCTGCAACCGCCGGGGCAATGTGCTGGGCATGATGCCCCACCCAGAACGAGCCGCCGACCCCGCCCTGGGCAACACCGACGGGCTGAAGCTCTTTGAAGGGGTGCTGGCGGCGCTGAGTGTAGGGGTGTAG
- the purS gene encoding phosphoribosylformylglycinamidine synthase subunit PurS yields the protein MSQTYQAKVYVTLRPSVLDPAGTAVQSGLQHLGYDNVGPVRIGKYVELTLTAADESDARTQLDRMCDQLLANPVIENYRFELTPNP from the coding sequence ATGAGTCAGACCTACCAGGCTAAGGTATACGTCACCCTGCGTCCCTCCGTTCTCGATCCGGCTGGAACCGCTGTGCAGTCGGGACTCCAGCACCTTGGGTATGACAATGTGGGTCCGGTTCGCATTGGCAAGTATGTAGAGCTGACCCTCACCGCCGCCGACGAAAGCGATGCCCGCACCCAGCTTGACCGGATGTGCGACCAGCTTTTGGCCAATCCGGTGATTGAGAATTATCGGTTTGAGCTAACCCCTAACCCCTAA
- a CDS encoding Fur family transcriptional regulator — translation MRTRRTRNQERILTLLKTLNRAVSAQEIFLELRKEGHNIGLATVYRSLEALKLEGVVQSRQISTGEALYSSTQEDRHHLTCLRCGSSLPIDECPVHELEEQLNQSYRFKIYYHMLEFYGLCTQCQEAIASPTQQDQGAVG, via the coding sequence ATGAGAACGCGCCGCACCCGCAACCAAGAGCGAATTCTCACCCTGCTCAAGACCTTGAATCGGGCCGTTTCAGCGCAGGAAATTTTTCTGGAACTGCGAAAGGAGGGGCATAATATCGGGCTGGCGACGGTCTATCGGTCGCTGGAAGCGCTGAAGCTAGAGGGCGTGGTGCAAAGCCGCCAAATCAGCACAGGTGAAGCGCTCTACAGTTCCACGCAAGAAGATCGCCACCACCTGACCTGCCTGCGCTGCGGTAGCTCTCTCCCCATCGACGAGTGCCCGGTGCATGAGCTAGAGGAGCAGCTCAATCAGTCCTACCGGTTCAAGATTTACTACCACATGCTGGAGTTTTATGGGCTGTGTACTCAGTGCCAGGAGGCGATCGCCAGCCCAACACAGCAGGATCAGGGGGCCGTGGGATGA
- a CDS encoding branched-chain amino acid transaminase: MHNFLPIAYFRNQFVPFAEANVSIATHALHYGTGAFGGMRGLPDPQNPGQILLFRLDRHSQRLSQSARFMHYDLPPDKIQQVIIDFVKKNSPTTSFYIRPFVYTSDLGISPRLHSVEKDFFVYGLELGDYLSPEGVSCRISSWHRQEDRSLPLRGKISGAYITSSLAKTEAVESGFDEAILLNSQGKVSEASGMNIFIVRNGKLITPGFDQDILEGITRDSVITVARSLGIEVIERPVDKSELFIADEVFLSGTAARVTPVRRVENYEYSPQRPVTDQLRDKLTAITENRDPEFRDWVFAIPLNA; the protein is encoded by the coding sequence ATGCACAATTTTCTGCCGATCGCGTATTTCCGAAACCAGTTCGTTCCGTTTGCCGAGGCCAACGTTTCGATTGCGACCCACGCACTCCACTACGGAACGGGCGCTTTTGGGGGAATGCGCGGGCTTCCCGATCCGCAGAATCCTGGGCAGATCCTGCTGTTTCGGCTGGATCGCCACAGCCAGCGCCTTAGCCAGAGCGCCCGCTTCATGCACTACGACCTGCCCCCCGACAAAATCCAGCAGGTGATCATCGACTTTGTAAAAAAGAATAGCCCCACGACCTCTTTCTATATCCGTCCTTTTGTCTACACGTCCGATCTGGGGATTTCGCCCCGGCTCCACAGCGTTGAAAAGGATTTCTTTGTCTACGGGCTGGAACTGGGCGACTACCTTTCGCCCGAAGGCGTGAGCTGCCGTATTAGCTCCTGGCACCGCCAAGAAGACCGCAGCCTGCCCCTGCGTGGCAAGATTAGCGGAGCCTATATCACCTCATCGCTAGCCAAGACAGAGGCCGTGGAGTCGGGCTTCGACGAGGCGATTTTGCTCAATTCTCAGGGCAAAGTCAGCGAAGCATCGGGCATGAATATTTTCATCGTGCGGAATGGCAAGCTGATCACGCCGGGGTTTGACCAAGACATTCTGGAAGGCATTACCCGCGACAGCGTCATCACCGTTGCCCGGTCGCTGGGGATTGAGGTGATCGAGCGTCCGGTGGACAAGTCGGAACTGTTCATCGCTGATGAAGTGTTTCTCAGCGGCACGGCGGCCCGCGTCACGCCCGTTCGTCGCGTCGAAAACTACGAGTATTCTCCTCAGCGCCCCGTGACCGACCAACTGCGGGACAAGCTGACCGCCATCACCGAAAACCGCGATCCGGAGTTCCGCGACTGGGTGTTTGCAATTCCGCTGAATGCGTGA